From a region of the Halorubrum sp. BV1 genome:
- a CDS encoding DUF2309 domain-containing protein — MSTDHTIADRIDKAAATVGPTWPIHSFVTANPLSGFEDVPFGEAVTQASALFGGRGYPSPETFRAALDHGQIDPEALRAELAERGYDADPETLLDRLETGAHAERPDADAGAERSDADRVDRVLTKWLSAFLDEGQAKWSMPNREDGFYSAFRSVAAIDGRVPDGERIAELPASPIDAIDAVLDAHPESQFVPIFEEQLAALPGWTGLIKQRAADGGAWQSAHPITLEGYLAARLALLCAFDVDIEPSVGSDDPEPRPDDALADAFLSAWEATYRDDLVARVADASEARAADEVVAESDADGRPDAQLVFCIDTRSEILRRHVEATGEYETHGYAGFFGVPVEYREYGSDVAVDACPPILDPQHRVSEVPVDRDTQTTHDRLSNLREAASEVIETLKTNPATAFGFVESAGSGYGLALAARTLVPGRVRDVIETADDATPDSHEFCDQLVDHQHTYAGDLPVGLTRDEKVEYAATAFELMGWEAFGRLVVFTGHASETANNPYGSSLDCGACAGNPGGPNARILAAICNDEAVRADLRDRGFDIPDDTVFLAGQHNTTTDEVELFDDGVPESHADDLDRLRADLATARENAAAERLESMGADGSQSVAEAERRAADWAETRPEWGLAGNAGFVVGPRDLTSGLDLDGRAFLHSYDWSTDPDGDALEAILTGPMVVTQWINAQYYFSTVDNAVYGGGSKVTQNPVGNVGVYQGNGGDLMTGLPSQSLFAADDTPYHQPLRLSTVIHAPVDRVTDVLAAHEELTELLDNDWLSVTVVDPTQDHRAFHYEEELEWTAAPDAVDTEAATPTVPAVADD; from the coding sequence ATGAGCACTGACCACACGATAGCAGATCGTATCGACAAAGCAGCAGCCACCGTCGGACCGACGTGGCCGATTCACTCGTTCGTGACGGCCAACCCGCTGTCCGGCTTCGAGGACGTGCCGTTCGGGGAGGCCGTCACGCAGGCGTCTGCCCTCTTCGGCGGCCGCGGGTACCCGAGTCCCGAGACGTTCCGGGCGGCCCTCGATCACGGACAGATAGATCCCGAGGCCCTCCGGGCGGAACTCGCAGAGCGCGGCTACGACGCCGACCCCGAAACCCTCCTAGACCGGCTTGAAACCGGGGCTCACGCGGAGCGTCCGGACGCCGACGCCGGCGCGGAGCGCTCGGACGCCGACCGGGTCGACCGCGTGCTGACGAAGTGGCTGTCGGCGTTCCTCGACGAGGGACAGGCGAAGTGGTCGATGCCGAACCGCGAGGACGGGTTCTACAGCGCCTTCCGCTCGGTGGCCGCGATCGACGGACGGGTTCCGGACGGCGAGCGCATCGCGGAGCTTCCGGCGTCGCCGATCGACGCCATCGACGCCGTGCTCGACGCCCACCCCGAGAGCCAGTTCGTCCCCATCTTCGAAGAACAGCTCGCCGCGCTCCCCGGCTGGACCGGTCTGATCAAACAACGCGCGGCCGACGGCGGCGCGTGGCAGTCCGCGCATCCGATCACGCTCGAAGGGTATCTCGCGGCCCGGCTCGCGCTGCTTTGCGCTTTCGATGTCGACATCGAGCCGTCGGTCGGTTCAGACGACCCCGAGCCCCGGCCGGACGACGCGCTCGCAGACGCGTTCTTGAGCGCGTGGGAGGCGACGTACCGCGACGACCTCGTCGCTCGCGTCGCGGACGCGAGCGAGGCTCGCGCCGCCGACGAAGTCGTCGCAGAGAGCGACGCGGACGGTCGTCCCGACGCGCAACTCGTCTTCTGTATCGACACGCGTTCGGAGATACTCCGCCGTCACGTCGAGGCGACCGGCGAGTACGAGACGCACGGGTACGCCGGCTTCTTCGGCGTTCCCGTCGAGTATCGGGAGTACGGCTCCGACGTGGCTGTCGACGCCTGTCCACCCATCCTCGACCCGCAACACCGGGTTTCCGAGGTCCCGGTCGACAGGGACACGCAGACGACCCACGACCGCCTCTCGAACCTCCGAGAGGCCGCGAGCGAGGTGATCGAGACGCTGAAGACGAACCCCGCCACCGCGTTCGGCTTCGTCGAGAGCGCCGGCAGCGGGTACGGGCTCGCGCTCGCGGCCCGCACGCTCGTCCCCGGTCGCGTCCGCGACGTCATCGAAACCGCGGACGACGCGACGCCCGACAGCCACGAGTTCTGCGACCAACTCGTCGACCATCAGCACACCTACGCCGGCGACCTGCCCGTGGGACTGACCCGCGACGAGAAGGTCGAGTACGCCGCCACCGCCTTTGAACTGATGGGCTGGGAGGCGTTCGGTCGGCTCGTCGTCTTCACGGGTCACGCGAGCGAGACGGCGAACAACCCGTACGGTTCGAGCCTCGACTGCGGCGCCTGCGCCGGCAACCCCGGCGGTCCGAACGCCCGCATCCTCGCGGCGATCTGCAACGACGAGGCCGTCAGGGCAGACCTCCGTGACCGCGGGTTCGATATCCCCGACGACACGGTCTTTCTGGCCGGTCAACACAACACGACGACGGACGAGGTGGAACTCTTCGACGACGGCGTCCCCGAGAGCCACGCCGACGACCTCGACCGGCTCCGTGCGGACCTCGCGACCGCCCGGGAGAACGCGGCGGCCGAACGCCTCGAATCGATGGGCGCGGACGGCTCACAGAGCGTCGCCGAAGCCGAACGCCGCGCCGCCGACTGGGCCGAGACGCGTCCGGAATGGGGGCTCGCCGGCAACGCCGGGTTCGTCGTCGGCCCGCGCGACCTGACGAGCGGCCTCGACCTCGACGGTCGCGCCTTCCTCCACTCGTACGACTGGTCGACGGACCCCGACGGCGACGCGCTCGAAGCGATCCTCACGGGGCCGATGGTCGTCACCCAGTGGATCAACGCCCAGTACTACTTCTCGACGGTCGATAACGCCGTCTACGGCGGCGGGTCGAAGGTGACGCAGAACCCGGTCGGAAACGTCGGCGTGTATCAGGGCAACGGCGGCGACCTGATGACCGGACTCCCCTCGCAGTCGCTTTTCGCCGCCGACGACACGCCGTACCACCAGCCGCTCCGCCTCTCGACCGTGATCCACGCGCCCGTCGACCGCGTCACCGACGTCTTGGCCGCCCACGAGGAACTGACCGAACTCCTCGACAACGACTGGCTCTCGGTGACCGTCGTCGACCCGACGCAGGACCACCGCGCGTTCCACTATGAGGAGGAACTGGAGTGGACAGCGGCGCCCGACGCGGTCGACACGGAGGCGGCGACGCCGACTGTGCCCGCCGTCGCGGACGACTAG
- a CDS encoding Lrp/AsnC family transcriptional regulator, with protein MADEEIDDVDTAILYALQEDARNMSSGDIAERTGTSDSTVRKRIQRLESDGVIKGYSASVDYQKSGYPLRMLLYCTASIVERGGLIDDILSIDGVVSVQELVTGEQNLLVTAVGETDSDITPVAQALIDMDLTVADEVLVRTHETTPFGKFDSGDHTEGGSQSAEDTP; from the coding sequence ATGGCCGACGAGGAGATCGACGACGTGGACACGGCGATCCTGTACGCGCTTCAGGAAGACGCGCGGAACATGTCGTCAGGCGACATCGCGGAGCGGACCGGCACCTCGGACAGCACCGTTCGCAAGCGGATTCAACGGCTCGAATCCGACGGTGTAATCAAGGGATACAGCGCGAGCGTCGACTATCAGAAATCGGGATATCCGCTCAGAATGCTGCTCTACTGTACCGCGTCGATCGTGGAGCGCGGTGGCCTGATCGACGACATTCTATCCATCGACGGCGTCGTCTCGGTCCAGGAGCTGGTCACCGGCGAACAGAACCTCCTCGTGACTGCGGTCGGCGAGACGGACAGCGACATCACGCCCGTCGCACAGGCGCTCATCGACATGGACCTCACCGTCGCCGACGAGGTGCTCGTGCGAACCCACGAGACGACCCCGTTCGGGAAGTTCGACTCCGGGGACCACACTGAGGGCGGTTCTCAGTCGGCCGAAGACACTCCGTAG
- a CDS encoding M20/M25/M40 family metallo-hydrolase: MNQPQRAFLDDLLATASPSGFETASQRVWTEYVRKFADEVSTDAYGNAVAVHEGDPEAPTFAFTGHADEIGFIVRDVLDDGYLRIGRIGGSDRTVSKGQHVTVHADDPVNGVIGQTAIHLRDTGNEEHEDIAGQFVDIGAADADEAREHVEIGDPVTFSTAAAELAGDRIAARGIDNRTGTWAAAEGLRRAAAAEVAPTVYAVSTVQEEVGLQGARMVGVDLDDVDAFVAVDVTHATDTPDVDREHRGPVELGAGPVVSRGSANHPALVDLATTAATDADIDVQLQAAGTRTGTDADAFYTARGGVPSLTVSIPNRYMHTPVEVIDTGDLDAVADLLAAIAAGAPDATPLAVDV, encoded by the coding sequence GCAAGTTCGCAGACGAGGTGTCGACCGACGCGTACGGCAACGCGGTCGCCGTCCACGAGGGAGACCCCGAGGCACCGACGTTCGCGTTCACCGGCCACGCCGACGAGATCGGATTCATCGTTCGAGACGTCCTCGACGACGGCTACCTCCGGATCGGTCGGATCGGGGGGTCAGACCGCACCGTCTCGAAGGGACAACACGTCACCGTCCACGCCGACGACCCCGTCAACGGCGTGATCGGACAGACCGCGATCCACCTCCGTGACACCGGTAACGAAGAACACGAGGACATCGCCGGGCAGTTCGTCGACATCGGCGCGGCCGACGCCGACGAGGCTCGCGAGCACGTCGAGATCGGCGACCCCGTCACGTTCTCGACCGCCGCGGCGGAGCTGGCCGGCGACCGGATCGCCGCGCGGGGGATCGACAACCGAACCGGGACGTGGGCGGCCGCAGAGGGCCTCCGTCGCGCCGCCGCTGCCGAGGTGGCTCCGACCGTCTACGCCGTGTCCACGGTTCAAGAGGAGGTCGGACTGCAGGGCGCGCGGATGGTCGGCGTCGACCTCGACGATGTGGACGCGTTCGTCGCAGTGGACGTCACCCACGCCACCGACACTCCGGATGTCGACCGCGAGCACCGAGGTCCGGTCGAACTCGGAGCCGGACCGGTGGTGAGCCGCGGGAGCGCGAACCACCCCGCGCTCGTCGACCTCGCCACGACCGCCGCGACCGACGCCGACATCGACGTGCAACTGCAGGCGGCCGGCACGCGGACCGGCACCGACGCGGACGCGTTCTACACCGCCCGCGGTGGCGTCCCGTCGCTCACCGTCTCGATCCCGAACCGCTACATGCACACGCCGGTCGAGGTGATAGACACCGGTGACCTCGACGCGGTCGCAGACCTCCTCGCCGCGATCGCTGCCGGCGCACCCGACGCGACGCCGCTCGCCGTCGACGTGTGA
- a CDS encoding sulfite exporter TauE/SafE family protein, whose product MDALATFLAPLRPEPSAAATTCEPTGSIYSAEPLSLVVFALVGLLGGAHCIGMCGPLVTTYADRMRGDADRPGTGSRADRLTVRQVRQHALFNLGRTTSYAAIGGLFGLAGSVAFVSARTVTTVADDVHALTGILVGGAIIAIGVRYALRLQLHALPVPGLSSATNVVTDRLVPHVDAWVGGWRIVGLGAAHGLLPCPLLYPAFLYAFVQGSAVGGAAALAALGAGTVPAMFLFGTVFQSVGVETRMRLHRVLGVAFVALGYIPLQHGLATIGVPLPHPPIPYYSPL is encoded by the coding sequence ATGGATGCGCTCGCGACGTTTCTCGCCCCGCTTCGCCCGGAGCCGAGCGCCGCCGCGACGACGTGCGAACCGACCGGATCGATCTATTCGGCGGAGCCGCTGAGTCTCGTCGTGTTCGCGCTCGTCGGGCTGCTCGGCGGGGCTCACTGCATCGGCATGTGCGGCCCGCTCGTCACGACGTACGCCGACCGCATGCGCGGCGACGCCGACCGTCCCGGCACCGGGTCGCGCGCGGATCGTCTCACGGTTCGACAGGTGCGCCAGCACGCCCTGTTCAACCTCGGTCGGACGACGAGCTACGCCGCCATCGGCGGGCTGTTCGGCCTCGCGGGGAGCGTGGCGTTCGTCAGCGCGCGGACGGTCACGACGGTCGCGGACGACGTGCACGCGCTCACCGGGATTCTCGTCGGCGGCGCAATCATCGCTATCGGGGTCAGATACGCGCTACGGCTGCAACTGCACGCGCTGCCGGTTCCCGGCCTCTCGTCGGCGACGAATGTCGTCACCGACCGACTCGTTCCGCACGTCGACGCGTGGGTCGGCGGCTGGCGGATCGTCGGCCTCGGCGCTGCCCACGGACTCCTCCCGTGTCCGCTTCTGTACCCGGCGTTCCTGTACGCGTTCGTGCAGGGGAGTGCCGTCGGTGGCGCGGCCGCGCTCGCCGCACTCGGCGCTGGAACGGTGCCGGCGATGTTCCTCTTTGGAACCGTGTTCCAGTCCGTGGGCGTCGAGACGCGGATGCGGCTCCACCGAGTGCTCGGGGTCGCCTTCGTCGCACTCGGGTATATCCCGCTTCAACACGGGCTCGCGACGATCGGCGTTCCGCTTCCTCACCCACCGATCCCCTACTACTCGCCGCTCTGA
- a CDS encoding DJ-1/PfpI family protein, with amino-acid sequence MNVDVVVYDGFDELDGIGPYEVFDHAFAVDAADAGRVRYVTLGERETVTASHGTRVGVDAALPEPTAANAPDLLVVPGGGWRARDEEASAWAEAQRGDLPDALARYHDADVTIASVCTGSMLLAEAGVTDGRRAVTHASALDELRESGARVVDARVVDDGDLITAGGITAGIDLALYLVERELGASTAERVATVLEYDRRGEVTGPV; translated from the coding sequence ATGAACGTCGACGTGGTGGTGTACGACGGCTTCGACGAACTCGACGGGATCGGCCCGTACGAGGTGTTCGATCACGCGTTCGCGGTCGACGCGGCCGATGCAGGCCGCGTCCGATACGTGACGCTCGGCGAGCGCGAGACGGTGACGGCGAGCCACGGGACGCGCGTCGGGGTCGACGCCGCACTGCCGGAACCGACCGCGGCGAACGCCCCCGACCTGCTCGTCGTCCCCGGCGGCGGGTGGCGGGCGCGCGACGAGGAGGCGAGCGCGTGGGCCGAAGCGCAGCGGGGCGACCTGCCCGACGCGCTCGCCCGGTACCACGACGCTGACGTGACTATCGCCTCGGTCTGTACCGGATCGATGCTGTTGGCCGAGGCGGGCGTCACCGACGGACGCCGGGCCGTTACGCACGCGTCGGCGCTCGACGAACTCCGCGAGTCAGGCGCCCGGGTCGTCGACGCGCGGGTCGTCGACGACGGCGACCTGATCACCGCGGGCGGGATCACCGCCGGGATCGACCTCGCGTTGTACCTCGTCGAACGGGAACTCGGGGCGTCGACTGCAGAGCGCGTGGCGACCGTGCTCGAATACGACCGACGGGGAGAGGTCACCGGCCCGGTGTAG
- a CDS encoding SCO family protein, with translation MERRRLLGSVGALTAAATAGCTARLFGDDPEDVVLDPQEDQIADSEDLAYPAYGQPLPSFELTDPIADVTIDSEALDRTALVTGVFTSCPVECSILLRRLVGVQHRIAEAGLTDETLFLPITFDPERDDEAQLRRNAEAIGVDLAAGNWHYLRPESRERAKTVVQERLGIGFERTTERSRIEGYDFTHLVVTLLVNPDGVVERAYRGERIDRERVADDVSSVVEAFADR, from the coding sequence ATGGAACGCCGGAGGCTGCTCGGGAGCGTCGGCGCGCTGACTGCGGCGGCGACCGCCGGATGCACGGCGCGGCTGTTCGGAGACGATCCAGAAGATGTCGTCCTCGATCCACAGGAGGACCAGATCGCCGACAGCGAGGATCTCGCGTATCCCGCGTACGGCCAACCGCTCCCCTCGTTCGAACTTACCGACCCGATCGCCGACGTCACGATCGACAGCGAGGCGCTCGACCGGACCGCGCTCGTGACGGGCGTGTTCACCTCCTGTCCCGTCGAGTGTAGCATCCTTCTCCGTCGACTGGTCGGCGTCCAACACCGGATCGCGGAGGCGGGACTCACCGACGAGACGCTCTTCCTCCCGATCACGTTCGATCCCGAACGCGACGACGAGGCGCAACTGCGGCGCAACGCCGAGGCGATCGGCGTCGACCTCGCGGCCGGCAACTGGCACTACCTCCGCCCGGAGAGTCGAGAGCGCGCGAAGACGGTTGTCCAAGAGCGGCTGGGAATCGGCTTCGAGCGGACGACAGAGCGGTCGCGGATCGAGGGATACGACTTCACTCACCTCGTCGTGACGCTGCTCGTGAATCCCGACGGCGTCGTCGAGCGGGCGTATCGCGGCGAGCGGATCGACCGCGAGCGCGTCGCGGACGACGTCAGCTCCGTCGTCGAAGCGTTCGCCGATCGCTGA
- a CDS encoding universal stress protein, producing MTLVVVPVRYPPSSHSEATLREAVRVAEERDAELTVLHVDLYQNSGGVSRSDLKRAVEERLGRLDRARYVVRRGFLVEETILEEIVAEGADVVVIGSKQAGRWRRMVQKLLSDPDIDSFLRSELDCTVITVDADGGTTSNEAGESPSDAAPLPDDGGG from the coding sequence ATGACCCTCGTCGTGGTCCCCGTTCGATACCCACCGTCGTCTCACTCGGAGGCGACACTACGGGAGGCCGTCCGCGTCGCGGAAGAGCGCGACGCCGAACTCACGGTCCTCCACGTGGATCTGTACCAGAACTCGGGGGGCGTCTCGCGCAGCGACCTCAAGCGCGCGGTCGAAGAGCGACTGGGCCGACTGGACCGCGCGCGGTACGTGGTCCGCCGCGGCTTCCTCGTCGAGGAGACCATCCTCGAAGAGATCGTCGCCGAGGGCGCGGACGTCGTCGTTATCGGTTCGAAGCAGGCGGGTCGCTGGCGGCGCATGGTCCAGAAGCTGCTCTCGGACCCCGACATCGACTCGTTCCTCCGCAGCGAACTGGACTGCACCGTCATCACCGTGGACGCCGACGGCGGCACGACGAGCAACGAGGCGGGCGAGAGCCCGAGCGACGCGGCACCGCTCCCCGACGACGGCGGCGGCTGA
- a CDS encoding proton-conducting transporter membrane subunit yields the protein MSGHSSKPTVGALPDTTAESSLVPVALTWLVWSLFAASVAVLVARVRIEGAWGVPGVVAVDGLTALMWVVVTFFSGIVHSYSRRYMAGSAHETGFFLGVFGFTAAVMALVAADHLALFAGLWLAMGLVMANLIGTLDGWNQARAAARVARRYFLASSALLGVALTALWWATSATSVSGVAAAADGLGGPAWLVAVTALLLAAMIQSALVPFHRWLLSSMTAPTPASALMHAGFVNAGGILLLRFAPVVTVDATFMLAVVAVGATSALLGKLLKSVQAAAKSELGCSTVGQMGFMIMQAGLGFFGAAVTHLVLHGFYKAYHFLSAGGQVEHTSAAEGDTRETSLAGTAVVLATGVAGGALFAVLTGKGMSVDSGLLLVVFVVLTTLHAARSAVTHTSLSANARYGAVPLVFLPAIAVYALVYEAISGVLSGLPVVASPTQLSAAHALVAAVFLAVYVAIETGVHERSQRLYVALLNASQPVSSTVLTATEDYDEH from the coding sequence ATGTCAGGACACAGTTCGAAGCCGACGGTCGGAGCACTTCCGGACACGACGGCGGAGTCGTCGCTCGTGCCCGTCGCACTAACGTGGCTCGTGTGGTCGCTGTTCGCCGCGAGCGTCGCCGTCCTCGTCGCTCGCGTTCGAATCGAGGGCGCGTGGGGGGTTCCCGGCGTGGTCGCCGTCGACGGCCTGACGGCCCTGATGTGGGTCGTCGTCACCTTCTTCAGCGGGATCGTCCACAGCTACTCGCGCCGCTACATGGCCGGAAGCGCCCACGAGACGGGCTTTTTCCTCGGGGTGTTCGGATTCACGGCCGCCGTGATGGCGCTCGTGGCCGCAGACCACCTCGCCCTGTTCGCCGGCCTGTGGCTGGCGATGGGGCTCGTGATGGCGAACCTCATCGGCACCCTCGACGGCTGGAATCAGGCGCGGGCCGCCGCGCGCGTCGCCCGGCGGTACTTCCTCGCCAGCAGCGCGCTGCTCGGTGTCGCGCTGACGGCGCTGTGGTGGGCGACCAGCGCGACCTCGGTATCGGGCGTCGCCGCTGCCGCCGACGGCCTCGGGGGGCCGGCGTGGCTCGTCGCCGTGACCGCGCTCCTCCTCGCCGCGATGATTCAGTCCGCGCTCGTCCCGTTCCACCGGTGGCTGCTCTCCTCGATGACGGCTCCGACCCCCGCCTCGGCCCTGATGCACGCCGGGTTCGTCAACGCGGGCGGGATCCTGCTCCTCCGCTTCGCGCCGGTCGTGACCGTCGACGCCACGTTCATGCTCGCTGTCGTGGCCGTCGGCGCGACGAGCGCCCTGCTCGGAAAGCTGCTCAAATCCGTTCAGGCAGCGGCCAAGAGCGAGCTGGGCTGCTCGACGGTCGGACAGATGGGATTCATGATCATGCAGGCCGGCCTCGGCTTCTTCGGTGCGGCCGTCACACACCTCGTTCTGCACGGATTCTACAAGGCGTACCACTTTCTCAGCGCGGGCGGACAGGTCGAACACACCAGTGCGGCCGAGGGAGACACCCGCGAGACGAGTCTCGCGGGCACCGCGGTCGTCCTTGCGACCGGCGTCGCGGGCGGCGCGCTGTTCGCAGTCCTCACCGGCAAGGGAATGAGCGTCGACAGCGGCCTCCTGCTCGTGGTGTTCGTCGTGCTCACGACGCTCCACGCGGCTCGCAGCGCCGTCACGCACACCTCCCTCTCCGCGAACGCCCGCTACGGCGCGGTTCCGCTCGTCTTTCTCCCGGCCATCGCCGTCTACGCGCTCGTCTACGAGGCGATCTCGGGCGTCCTGTCGGGGCTTCCGGTCGTCGCATCTCCGACCCAACTGAGCGCCGCGCACGCGCTCGTCGCGGCCGTCTTCCTCGCCGTCTACGTCGCGATAGAGACCGGCGTCCACGAGCGGAGCCAGCGCCTCTACGTCGCGCTGTTGAACGCGAGCCAGCCCGTCTCGAGTACCGTCTTGACCGCCACGGAGGACTACGATGAGCACTGA